In the genome of Crassostrea angulata isolate pt1a10 chromosome 6, ASM2561291v2, whole genome shotgun sequence, the window tatatatatatatatatatatgacatatcaatttatcaattagcgCAACACGTTTATACCTGGGCCATACTAATAATAACAGaagtatacattgtatatcaatttccaatttattttactttagaTCACAATCTGCATAAATTACAAATTTGCTAacacatttattcattttttcttccTCAAACACTATGCACCTATATAAATATACACGAATTGTATAACTATTTGAAaaccaaaaaatttaaatgtataaaaaatgaaCACATTCATAGAACTGGATTTTTACTATTACTcaaaaaaaatctgacaaatacaaaccttaacagcgcagataaaacaaaattagtAATCGCTAAGCCAATTGaacttttggaaaaaaaactatttgttATAAGCATTTGAAAGAACTAAAGTGTTAACTTGGCTTGCCGAGGTTGTTGAACAGAAACATTTGATTTCGATTCATTACAAAGATTCTGGTTCAAGATCAACGTCTTCATCTTTTGCCACTTGTTTCTCACTTTTCGTGTGTACATTTTTGacattatatttcttttatatgcATCCATCGGGGACTCCAAGCTTGTTTCCGGTTTTGATGATAAGTGATTCACAGATTTCATAAGCAAATCACAGCACACCACAACTACTGGGTGACATTGATGAAGCTCAACCTCCAAAAATCCAAGGTAAGTCATATATCCTAGTGTTATATAATAAAATGCACTTATTATTACATTggttataaataatatataccaGAAAGTTCTGTATTTTAATCACTGTTTTTTGTTATAAAGATATTTCTTGTTCAGTTATTTcatgatatgaattttttggtatttttaaatCCAACAGGAGTAAGGAAAAAAGGATACGCTTTTGATTTTTTCTGTGTACAGtcctttacaaatatttcagattctataaaatatgtacacaacAATAAGCAGTCATGGTTTCTATACCTGCAGTTTTTTTCCGTTAAAAAtctattctttttaaagacaGATGCAGAATGCTTCTCTAGATGCTTTTGtagtaaaacatatttcaaaaagataacGGGGGTCATAATGCAGTTGATATATTTGGATTTTGAGGAAATCaacatatgatatattataggtatccaaaaataaatttgaaaattgagaAGAAACATACCAAAGTCAAAACGCTCAAACCCAGGAATCAGTAATGATTTGTCCATACGTGCAATGTGGAATGTATTTATACAGATAGAAGTCAGGACACGGAAAGTACATCGGTAAAACCCAGTCAAGATATAGTAGAAAAACAGGAAAAATGACAAGTTCTGGTAGACTCGtctgtaaaaaataaacagaaaacacCTGACACCATTTGTTAGTGAAAGTTGGCTACATTTTACAAGTGATATTATACACTTTTTTGCCTTTTCTCGTTAAAACGGTTTTAGAATTTGTTTTACTTAGCCGACACAAAACtaaattctactacagttattgtcgagatcaaagaaatgccgcggacattatgctccaatataccacgaatgtcatcattaaattatcagatcagaaatacctatttgtatcgtacaacttcaaaccgtaaaaagttttaaaactctGTCAATTTTACGTGTTAGTttcagtcaaaacgatgtgttttgcctcaaatgtttatttttaagagatcaatgcggctgtagGACCTCCCCAGAACATTTacactgcgtgtttttacataaaatatatatatggtgtagttgtaataatcgtattaaattgcccttaaaatataaggaaaataactcaaagatatttcataaagaggtgaagagtattaaaatccaaagacaaattctgtcgtctgcatgtgatttcattgatcgatacacatgtaaacattactaacaaaaccgttggggttacacggaacagccgtcaaaatgacctagaccgtctctctataggagaaacgaacTGTAGAAACACTGGGCTCTTAgtagaataaaaataaagttcttgttttcgtgaatgttgcaggataacctcctcggtctcgaaatgttgtttgaaatataaaagcctcggctaacgcttaggcttttatatttcaaaacaacatttcttaaCCTTGGAGGTAATTCTGCAACAATCACGATAACTCGtacattttttcttaacttaAGTATGAAAGTTAGGTAAACTAAAGATAAATTTGGTAATAAACATTCGCtgatttctattaaaaaaacttgtgtgtatttaaaattgttgccTTAAGGACGGGGACTCTATTCCATTTTCGCACATATATCCTGCACCTAAAATGAGTGATTGTTATACGAACATTGAGTTTTCAATATTACGCCACAATCACTAAAACTCAATAAAAAATTGCTTATGACGCAATATATAGCTGTTCTAGGTCACTAATACACACTCTATGTAGTGCAAGTAGTAGCCTACCTTGCTATAATATACTCTAATATGAAAATCACTTTTGTAGAGCAGAATTGGGTTAGTCGTCCCTAAATTTTATTTCGTTTACAACTgctatcaaaaataaactaaaagaaTTGTCTCGAAAGAAAAATATTCGTATGACGAATTTTAATATATGCGAgagtttattaaaaatatgttacTAAAAGAAAGCAAAAGTTTTATTCTATTGCTGTTGTCGTCCTATCAACAGCATAATCagcataattttacaaaatgaatctTTTTGTCTATGCAACATGCAAATAAATAACCTGTTATCTAGAGCCAATGCTTTTTCCCAATGATTTCCATTGTCGGAACTTAGATAATGATTTTGTAGGAACACGCGACTGCTGGTGAACCGAAGGATGAATCTCAGGACAAACAAAAAGATCACACtaggtctgaaaaaaatatacagttgaCACAAACGAGTTTACAATTACAGGTAACATTAGGAAAAATATgagttaaaaataaaagtaaggTACTTTTTTATACTCACAACACAAATTCCAGAGGTATCAGAAACTCTGGTGGAACCTTTTTCATTATTGGCAAAATACAAAAGTAGGATAACAAAAGACAGAAGGCAATCACCACTGTTTGAAAAAGAAGGTATCCTAAAAATAGATTCATAATGTAGTTTTATAAGTAATTGTAATTACTTCATTTTGTTATAGAACATTGTAAAAACTTCACTTTggttctataaaaaaaaacagtaaacatttacaatgtacattgtacctagatttatttttaagatacggagtttaattttgtttttgataaaacatGCGTTATATATAACATAACTTCCGTTATTTTGACCTAGACACGAAtatgaaatgttaaattttatttataaatttttatgtcTAGAAAAGTTagcatgtatatttaaatgtttcttaaatatcaaattacagGCGAGATATAGAGttcaaaatacattatttttatttatttattttttttttttgcaaaaaagatttatttgacaaagacaaAGACAGCAGAAAAAGATACAAAGGATACAAGTAATAGCTTGTCTCTTAAAGAGAAAGAACATAATGTAGGTCTATATATTATGCATATAActatttacaaatgtacctgtatactacttgaaaaagaaagatagtaagaataagatgaaagaaaagTGTTTGTGTgcgaggtggggggggggggggtagtacaTTATATAACCTATTGAATCTGATAAATATAACTAGTATATCATAATAAtaagtcacatattttttgccaGTGCCTTTCAAACTCTGAGAATCTAcaatttttaagcaaaatatattTCTCCACAGATATtctgtttttcattatattttcaagTGCACCAAAATTCAGCTTTGGAACTTCTTTATATCTACTTACAAATAtgtgttgttttattattagaaCTAAAAGATTATGTACTCTATACAAATTTCTctctttatatttttcaaataaaattgagtttttgtcaaatgttacttgcatttccaatttccttaaCAACCACTCCTCACATAGTTCCCAAAGTTCTTTTACACAATAGCAATCTACAAATAAGTGTTCAATAGTCTCATTAACTCTTTTACAAAAGGAGCAGACTGGGGATTCTTTAACCTTAATCTTGTGAAGATAATCATTTGTTGGTattattctgtgtaaaatttgaaattgtagccATTTTAGTTTTGACACTTTAGTAATTTTAAACGgaagttcaaatattttgttccaGTCTTTGTTGTTAGAAATAAAGCCCCTTTCTAGCCATTTTTTTACAGATGTAATTGGATCTCTTTTCTCCTTAATAAGTTTGTTATACATGTCTTTGCAACCTTTTTTATTGGTGAAGAAGATATTTATGTGACTGGGTATACTTGGGCCAGacttgtatttgatttcattgatattgtcTTTATCTAATCTTTCAAATATTGCTCTCTTTAGGCttgcatattcaataaaatttctttttatattttggttTTCTATTGTTTCTAGACTAAGAAAAACACCCTCATTATTAAAAAGAtcttgtatatgtataaaaccagcattaaaatacatgttatttgCTTCGTAAAATGAGTACgaattttattattgtttacatatatgtTGTACTGGTTTTCATTATAAACTGCATTATAATGTAtatgattcaaattattttcttttgccAAGAGTCATTtgcttaaaaaacaaatttctttacagtttatgatttttgtggaaaaaagaCTCAAACCttatattgtaaacaataaaatgcttcctTTTATGATACATTAGATTATGACGGTAGCAACATTGCAGATAATAAATAACTTgcgggttatgtaaatatttcttcatcaatgatcgctaccttcatagccTGCTTAAAACACCATagaaataatgttatatttgtgatttacatcttctttttacaaattgatgaatttatcttaaaaagtaaaataaacaaaattcttaTTAATGTAACTTAAAACATTACGAAATAAACAGTTAAATCGTCTTCTATGGGTATTTAAGTTTGAcatcatcataattatttcgtacattttgtgatttttgtCAGGTTGCTGAAGATTCCGACAGAGCAAAAAAATGGGTAGAACTGGACCGTGTCCACCTGTCACTTTCTATACAGctgtaaattacaatatatGTCCACaagaaaaagaggaaattaTACTTAGTAGATTACAATATAAAACAGTAATATCTTATCTCTGTATCACTCATGTTACTTGAATTTGAAcatcaattattcaaaatatccaACTTAATTATTCTATACATTTAAAGTCCAACAATACAATGCAttcaaatcgtgtctaggtcATTTTAATGATGATTGTACCTAAAAATATCTAACGTACAattttacaattacatgtactttaatcaCGATtagttttatgaattttatttatttcctttaaataGAAAACCAACATATTTAAGATTACACGAAGTTATTTAAATCATATCAAACCTCCAAAAAGGTATGAAACCTGGTGCCCTGcatacattaaattttttaccTAAAAGATAAATGGTTAAACATTATTCAAACAATATAGAATTtgtcatttaacaaattttttgtcgttgttttatattatataatattatatatcaaaCACAGTATGTTAGTAAAATTAACACTTACCAGCATTTCTGAGTGATCAAGTTTGCACTGACTGGGAATAAAAGATTTGTCTCCTCTCCATCTTCTCATGAGATGTTGTCTCTGAGACCGGTAGATAAGGACCATGTTGGTTATCAGATAAACAGCGGACAGAATGTTGCCGATCATCCAGGACGCTacgtaaagaaaaaaagaaagatataaaTGGTATCTATACATATCGTAAATGGCTACATGTTTTGCAAActgtaaatgtatgatttttgtGACAAATGTAATTTATAGAAATCGATGTTTTACAATTAATAAATTACCTCTGATCACGTCCGTGAAAATGGCAATATGTTTGGAAACATTTATCGAACGAGAGGAGACAAAAGCTGCTTCCAAGCGCGACAACGAACTCTCAATTTTCTCTCCTAGATAAATCATTACTAGAAAATTCTACAAATAAATCATCggttatttatcatttaatttggtTAAAGGTGACATTTGTATTCtacatatttgatacaataatgaaaataaaatgaaaataaactatATCTAAcgtttatatacagtaaaacacggttatagcgaacacatttataatgaattgacgcttacagcgaagtgactttcattccccgtgactatattacatgttgtaaacttgacggatataacgaattacgcttataacgaagcaaaatcgcccgtccctggtgcttcgttataaccgtgttttactgtataattataaaaacagCAAATTACATAGTAAAACAAAAGTAGGACAATGGTATTGATGGCAAGAGTCCTTGTTGTACACCGATACAGACTTTTGTGAAGACAACATAGCTTTGCTTCGGCCAACACGTTCTCCGAATACGAAACAAGTCTTTGTCTAATAATGAAATAGTGTGTATTGTTTAAAATGACTCATTTGGATGCATACTGAGCAACAAAAgttcattaaatattatttattttcttttttgttactGATGAGACATAAGTAAAAATCGTACactaatgataaaaatatcaggAATATATATAAACCCGTCGTAACATGTATTGTTCTttataatatcattttcaacaatttgattttttttgtcaaaaaagtataaacaaaagaaaactttGTACGATGTTTACTACTTAAAAAGAAAAAGCGGACTGAATCTATAACTACAAATATCTTTGTCAATATACAATTTTcgtaacaaaatattatattctctgagagagagagagagagagacagagagagagagagagagagagagagagagagagagagagagagagagagagagagagagagaga includes:
- the LOC128187115 gene encoding stimulated by retinoic acid gene 6 protein-like, with protein sequence MQNQTGNLSTTVPAQPSTSELCQEYTYAIFYGAGMPLYAIVAILIISLFERRRYKSDVCYGKPGLPLPINFLDGTSNSVANAAAFGCTLQHLIVYLFYTELSVDRWLIGSVLFLLTFLAALVFYPIFACLNSSSRVMGSLIGFIYTILLTSVLFARSYICAALGWYWALYAVTLVSEIYILILFVYRFFTAIFKKSRFHKDHLVKIDQVLHVKTLLVAPKSNIEKSDIRQRLVSYSENVLAEAKLCCLHKSLYRCTTRTLAINTIVLLLFYYNFLVMIYLGEKIESSLSRLEAAFVSSRSINVSKHIAIFTDVIRASWMIGNILSAVYLITNMVLIYRSQRQHLMRRWRGDKSFIPSQCKLDHSEMLVKNLMYAGHQVSYLFGGYLLFQTVVIAFCLLLSYFCILPIMKKVPPEFLIPLEFVLPSVIFLFVLRFILRFTSSRVFLQNHYLSSDNGNHWEKALALDNRRVYQNLSFFLFFYYILTGFYRCTFRVLTSICINTFHIARMDKSLLIPGFERFDFGYMTYLGFLEVELHQCHPVVVVCCDLLMKSVNHLSSKPETSLESPMDAYKRNIMSKMYTRKVRNKWQKMKTLILNQNLCNESKSNVSVQQPRQAKLTL